The following are from one region of the Sulfurimicrobium lacus genome:
- a CDS encoding globin family protein codes for MTPEKIALVRSSWQQVLPIKDTAAQLFYGQLFELDPSLRGMFKGDMFEQGRKLMAMINTVVNSLDKLGPILETIEEMGRRHVAYGVTEAHYDTVGSALIWTLGKGLGEQFTPAVKDAWAEAYGTLASAMKQAAYAPA; via the coding sequence ATGACCCCCGAAAAAATTGCACTGGTGCGCAGCAGCTGGCAGCAGGTTCTCCCAATCAAGGACACAGCGGCGCAGTTGTTCTATGGCCAGCTGTTCGAGCTCGATCCCTCCCTCCGCGGCATGTTCAAGGGCGACATGTTCGAGCAAGGCCGCAAGCTCATGGCGATGATCAACACGGTCGTCAACAGCCTGGACAAGCTCGGCCCCATTCTGGAGACGATTGAAGAGATGGGGCGGCGCCATGTCGCTTACGGCGTGACGGAGGCGCACTACGACACCGTGGGCAGCGCGCTGATCTGGACCCTGGGTAAGGGGCTGGGGGAGCAGTTCACCCCGGCAGTCAAGGATGCCTGGGCGGAAGCCTATGGCACGCTGGCATCCGCTATGAAACAGGCCGCTTACGCCCCGGCATGA
- the ntrB gene encoding nitrate ABC transporter permease: MSAIQVTNESLEKIMSDSETVVTSKPLAAVASVEKTEPGESLPGRIGRMAGDVIKGLLPPVLGLALFVGIWALISQTSPQLPGPLKTWASAQELFSDPFYNKGPNDQGIGWNILASLQRVAIGFGMAAALGIPLGFMIGRFKFLSAMVSPIVSLLRPVSPLAWLPIGLLVFKAANPAAIWVIFISAIWPMIINTAVGVNRIPPDYMNVAKVLNLSEWKIFTKILFPAVLPYMMTGIRLSIGVAWLVIVAAEMLTGGVGLGFWVWDEWNNLNVEHIIIAIFVVGIVGLLLEQMLMLLAKRFNYE; the protein is encoded by the coding sequence ATGAGTGCGATCCAGGTAACAAATGAAAGTTTGGAAAAAATCATGTCAGATTCGGAAACCGTGGTGACAAGCAAACCGCTCGCAGCAGTTGCGTCTGTTGAGAAAACCGAGCCTGGCGAAAGCCTGCCAGGCAGGATTGGGCGAATGGCCGGGGACGTTATCAAGGGGCTGCTCCCGCCGGTGCTGGGGCTGGCGCTGTTCGTCGGCATCTGGGCGCTGATATCCCAGACCAGCCCGCAATTGCCCGGGCCGCTCAAGACCTGGGCATCGGCGCAGGAACTGTTCAGCGACCCGTTCTACAACAAGGGCCCGAACGACCAGGGTATCGGCTGGAACATCCTGGCTTCGCTGCAGCGCGTGGCGATCGGCTTCGGCATGGCGGCGGCGCTGGGCATTCCGCTGGGCTTCATGATCGGGCGTTTCAAGTTCCTCAGCGCCATGGTGTCGCCCATCGTCAGCCTGTTGCGCCCGGTTTCGCCGCTGGCGTGGTTGCCGATCGGCCTGCTGGTGTTCAAGGCGGCCAATCCGGCGGCGATCTGGGTGATTTTCATCTCCGCAATCTGGCCCATGATCATCAACACCGCCGTGGGCGTGAACCGGATCCCGCCGGACTACATGAACGTCGCCAAGGTGTTGAACCTGTCGGAATGGAAGATCTTCACCAAGATCCTGTTTCCCGCCGTGCTGCCCTACATGATGACCGGCATCCGTCTCTCCATCGGCGTGGCCTGGCTGGTGATCGTCGCGGCGGAAATGCTGACCGGCGGCGTCGGCCTGGGCTTCTGGGTGTGGGACGAATGGAACAACCTCAACGTGGAACACATCATCATCGCCATCTTCGTGGTCGGCATCGTCGGGCTGCTGCTGGAACAGATGCTGATGCTGCTGGCAAAACGATTTAACTACGAGTGA
- a CDS encoding CmpA/NrtA family ABC transporter substrate-binding protein, with the protein MSEDFKNSRRDFMKKGATLLGAGALMSMVDPAIRSGAWAAGSDAPEKTEVKVGFIPLTDCASVVIASVMGFDKKYGIKIVPSKEASWAGVRDKLVNGELDASHVLYGLIYGVQMGIGGPKKDMSVLMTLNHNGQAITLSNQLKAKGAVDGTSLAALIKKEPREYTFAQTFPTGTHAMWLYYWLASYGVNPFADVKNITVPPPQMIANMRVGNMDGYCVGEPWNARAIRDNVGFTAATTQDIWKDHPEKVLGTTAEWVAKYPNTARALIMAVLDASKYIDDMKNRSGVAKIIAEKSYVNTDFDSIEDRMLGQYDNGNGRKWQDANYMKFYSEGTVNFPYLSDGMWFLTQHKRWGLLKEDPDYLSVAKKVNQIELYKQAATQTKTPIPKDVMRSSKMIDGTVWDGKNPKAYAAGFKIKA; encoded by the coding sequence ATGAGTGAAGATTTCAAAAACAGCCGGAGAGATTTCATGAAAAAAGGTGCGACTTTATTGGGGGCCGGGGCCTTGATGTCCATGGTCGACCCTGCCATCCGCAGCGGGGCGTGGGCGGCAGGTTCCGATGCGCCGGAAAAAACCGAAGTGAAAGTCGGCTTCATCCCGTTGACCGATTGCGCTTCGGTGGTGATCGCTTCGGTGATGGGCTTCGACAAGAAATACGGCATCAAGATCGTGCCGAGCAAGGAGGCCTCCTGGGCGGGGGTGCGCGACAAGCTGGTGAACGGCGAACTCGATGCTTCCCACGTGCTGTACGGCCTGATCTACGGCGTGCAGATGGGCATCGGCGGACCGAAGAAAGACATGTCCGTGCTCATGACCCTCAACCACAACGGGCAGGCCATCACGCTCTCCAACCAACTCAAGGCCAAGGGCGCGGTGGACGGCACCAGCCTGGCGGCGCTGATCAAGAAGGAACCGCGCGAATACACCTTCGCCCAGACCTTCCCCACCGGCACCCACGCCATGTGGCTGTACTACTGGCTGGCCAGCTACGGCGTGAATCCCTTCGCCGACGTCAAGAATATCACCGTCCCGCCGCCGCAGATGATCGCCAACATGCGCGTCGGCAATATGGACGGCTACTGCGTTGGCGAGCCGTGGAACGCGCGCGCCATCCGCGACAACGTGGGATTTACCGCCGCCACCACCCAGGACATATGGAAAGACCACCCGGAAAAAGTGCTCGGCACTACCGCAGAATGGGTGGCGAAATATCCCAATACCGCCCGTGCCCTGATCATGGCCGTGCTCGATGCCTCCAAATACATCGATGACATGAAGAACCGTTCCGGCGTGGCCAAGATCATCGCCGAGAAGTCCTACGTCAACACCGATTTCGACTCCATCGAGGATCGCATGCTGGGCCAGTACGACAACGGCAACGGCAGGAAATGGCAGGACGCCAACTACATGAAGTTCTACAGCGAAGGCACGGTGAATTTCCCCTACCTTTCCGACGGCATGTGGTTCCTCACCCAGCACAAACGCTGGGGCCTGCTCAAGGAAGACCCGGACTATCTGTCCGTGGCGAAAAAGGTTAATCAGATCGAACTCTACAAGCAGGCCGCGACCCAGACCAAGACGCCGATCCCCAAGGACGTCATGCGCAGCAGCAAGATGATCGACGGCACGGTATGGGACGGCAAGAACCCCAAAGCCTATGCCGCCGGGTTCAAGATCAAGGCGTAA
- the nirD gene encoding nitrite reductase small subunit NirD, translated as MENWLKVCSLEEIPRLGTRQLKHGEKNIALFRTDDDQVFALLDRCPHKSGPLSQGIVCGRHVTCPLHNWNIALEDGKAMAPDVGETSPYPVKIESGSVFIRL; from the coding sequence ATGGAAAACTGGCTGAAAGTCTGTTCCCTGGAGGAAATCCCGCGTCTCGGCACGCGCCAGCTGAAGCATGGGGAGAAGAACATCGCCCTGTTCCGCACCGACGACGACCAGGTGTTCGCCCTGCTCGACCGCTGCCCGCACAAGAGCGGACCGCTGTCGCAGGGTATCGTGTGCGGACGGCATGTGACCTGCCCGCTGCACAACTGGAATATCGCCCTCGAAGACGGCAAGGCCATGGCGCCGGACGTGGGTGAAACCAGCCCCTATCCGGTCAAAATCGAGAGCGGTTCGGTTTTTATCCGGCTATAA
- a CDS encoding ANTAR domain-containing response regulator, whose translation MKIPVTPSETPLRVLLVDETFERAALLKHALQEAGCRIAAHVSASADLPGLVAELKPDLIILDTESPDRDTLENLCIIRRDQPRPIVMFTHDDDSDKIRAAIRAGVSAYVVDGLKSERLRPIMDVAIARFNEFQAMRADLEKAESQLSERKDVERAKGILMKQRGWSEDQAYQALRKAAMDKGSRLADVARQLVEITELLG comes from the coding sequence ATGAAAATCCCTGTTACGCCATCCGAAACCCCGCTTCGCGTCCTGCTGGTAGATGAAACCTTCGAGCGCGCGGCGCTGCTCAAGCATGCGCTGCAGGAAGCGGGCTGCCGGATCGCCGCCCATGTCTCCGCCAGCGCGGACCTGCCCGGCCTGGTGGCAGAACTCAAGCCGGACCTGATCATTCTGGATACCGAGTCTCCCGACCGGGATACGCTGGAGAACCTGTGCATTATCAGGCGCGACCAGCCGCGTCCCATCGTGATGTTCACTCACGACGACGACAGCGACAAGATCCGCGCCGCCATTCGCGCCGGCGTCAGTGCCTACGTGGTGGATGGCCTGAAAAGCGAGCGTCTGCGCCCCATCATGGACGTGGCCATCGCGCGTTTCAACGAGTTTCAGGCCATGCGCGCGGACCTGGAGAAAGCGGAGAGCCAGCTTTCGGAGCGCAAGGATGTCGAGCGCGCCAAGGGCATCCTGATGAAGCAGCGCGGCTGGTCAGAGGATCAGGCTTACCAGGCGTTGCGCAAGGCGGCCATGGACAAGGGTTCGCGCCTTGCTGACGTGGCGCGCCAGCTGGTCGAAATCACGGAATTGCTGGGTTGA
- a CDS encoding ABC transporter ATP-binding protein yields the protein MDKYVQVENVRMVFNTKKGPFVALRDINLNIDQGEFIALIGHSGCGKSTLLNLVAGLTLPSDGAMLCAGREIAGPGPERGVVFQNHSLLPWLTCFENVYLAVERVFGQAESKATLKKRTHEALELVGLTHAEHKHPHEISGGMKQRVGIARALSMQPKVLLLDEPFGALDALTRAHLQDELMKITAETHSTVVMVTHDVDEAVLLSDRIVMMTNGPAATIGEVLRVDLPRPRDRLALANDAKYHEYRGAVLDFLYRRQMRPAA from the coding sequence ATGGATAAATACGTACAAGTAGAAAACGTGCGCATGGTGTTCAACACCAAGAAAGGCCCCTTCGTGGCGCTGCGCGACATCAACCTGAACATCGATCAAGGCGAGTTCATCGCCCTGATCGGCCACTCCGGCTGCGGCAAGTCCACGCTGCTCAACCTGGTGGCGGGGCTGACGCTGCCCAGCGACGGGGCGATGCTGTGCGCCGGGCGGGAAATCGCCGGCCCCGGCCCGGAGCGCGGGGTGGTGTTCCAGAACCACAGCCTGCTGCCCTGGCTGACCTGCTTCGAGAATGTCTACCTGGCCGTGGAGCGCGTGTTTGGCCAGGCCGAGAGCAAGGCCACGCTGAAGAAGCGCACCCACGAGGCATTGGAGCTGGTGGGACTGACCCATGCTGAACACAAGCATCCGCACGAAATTTCCGGCGGCATGAAGCAGCGCGTCGGCATCGCCCGCGCCCTTTCCATGCAGCCCAAGGTGCTGCTGCTGGACGAGCCGTTCGGCGCCCTGGATGCACTCACCCGCGCCCACCTGCAGGACGAGCTGATGAAGATCACGGCGGAGACGCACAGCACCGTGGTCATGGTGACGCACGACGTGGACGAGGCGGTGCTGCTGTCCGACCGCATCGTGATGATGACCAACGGGCCGGCGGCGACCATCGGCGAGGTGCTGCGGGTCGACCTGCCGCGCCCGCGCGACCGCCTGGCGCTGGCCAACGACGCCAAGTACCACGAATACCGCGGTGCGGTGCTGGATTTCCTGTATCGGCGCCAGATGCGCCCTGCCGCCTGA